The Nostoc sp. 'Lobaria pulmonaria (5183) cyanobiont' genome window below encodes:
- a CDS encoding Uma2 family endonuclease, whose product MNITTVSLPPTLELNIDLTDEQFFQLCQNNRDLKFERTASGELIIMPPTGSSTSDRNADLTYQLRAWSRQNKLGKSFDSSGGFKLPNGAERSPDASWVKMERWNALSEAEKERFAPLCPDFVVELMSPSDSLEKTRTKMREYMENGARLGWLINRGQQQVEIYRPNREIELIQSPKTLSGEDVLPGFVLDLAEIW is encoded by the coding sequence ATGAATATTACCACCGTCAGTTTACCTCCAACCCTCGAATTAAATATCGACTTAACGGACGAGCAATTTTTTCAGCTTTGTCAAAATAATCGAGACTTAAAGTTTGAGCGGACAGCTTCAGGGGAACTAATTATTATGCCACCTACGGGGAGTAGTACTAGCGATCGTAATGCCGATTTAACTTATCAATTAAGAGCTTGGAGTCGTCAAAATAAGCTAGGTAAATCCTTTGACTCTTCTGGTGGTTTCAAACTTCCTAACGGTGCAGAGCGTTCTCCAGATGCTTCCTGGGTGAAAATGGAACGGTGGAATGCTTTAAGTGAAGCAGAAAAAGAAAGATTTGCTCCTTTGTGTCCCGATTTTGTGGTTGAGTTAATGTCTCCAAGTGATTCTTTAGAAAAAACGCGAACCAAAATGAGGGAATATATGGAGAATGGCGCCAGATTAGGCTGGTTAATTAATAGAGGACAGCAGCAGGTAGAAATTTATCGTCCTAATCGAGAAATTGAGCTTATACAAAGTCCTAAAACTCTATCGGGAGAAGATGTTTTGCCAGGATTTGTTTTAGATTTAGCAGAAATTTGGTAA
- the ada gene encoding bifunctional DNA-binding transcriptional regulator/O6-methylguanine-DNA methyltransferase Ada → MQLQQIQLLEETLWEAVLNRDYTFEGKFFYGVRSTGIYCRPICPSRRPNRNQVCFFQSVQDSEIAGFRPCKRCQPQSEIVPNTAKILAVCRYIEAQVNHIPTLSELCSQVEMSPSYLQRIFKQIIGVSPYQYADALRSQRLKQRLQSGEEIADAVYDTGYGSSSQLYEKAPKQLGMTPKTYQQAGKTISIVYAIAPCPLGYLLVATTEKGLCAVKLGDEADKLEHILKQEFHQAQIVRDDRTHKDWIQAILDLIAGGKAHLDLPLDIRGTAFQKQVWQALQKIPYGETCTYTDIARNIAKPQAVRAVGNACGANPIALIVPCHRVLRSDGSLGGYHWGIERKQKLLTQESERTARD, encoded by the coding sequence ATGCAATTACAACAGATACAACTTTTAGAAGAAACACTCTGGGAAGCAGTTCTCAATCGAGATTACACTTTTGAAGGCAAGTTTTTCTATGGTGTTCGCTCTACAGGCATTTATTGCCGACCTATTTGCCCTAGTCGCAGACCGAATCGGAATCAAGTTTGTTTCTTCCAGTCGGTACAAGATTCTGAAATTGCAGGTTTTCGACCTTGTAAGCGCTGTCAGCCACAATCTGAAATAGTTCCAAATACAGCCAAAATCTTAGCAGTATGTCGATATATTGAAGCACAAGTTAACCACATCCCAACCCTCTCGGAATTATGCTCTCAGGTGGAAATGAGTCCCAGTTATCTACAAAGAATATTCAAGCAAATAATTGGTGTATCGCCTTATCAATATGCAGATGCACTGCGTAGCCAGCGATTGAAACAGCGTCTTCAGTCAGGGGAAGAAATTGCTGATGCAGTTTACGATACGGGGTATGGTTCAAGTAGTCAACTCTATGAGAAAGCACCTAAACAACTGGGAATGACACCAAAGACTTACCAACAAGCTGGAAAAACAATCAGCATTGTCTATGCGATCGCTCCATGTCCATTAGGATATTTGCTTGTGGCAACAACAGAGAAGGGTCTCTGCGCCGTAAAATTAGGTGATGAAGCAGACAAGCTCGAACACATTTTGAAGCAGGAATTTCACCAAGCGCAGATCGTGCGTGACGATCGCACACACAAAGACTGGATACAAGCAATCCTCGACTTGATTGCAGGAGGCAAGGCACATCTTGATTTACCACTTGATATCCGTGGGACAGCATTTCAGAAACAGGTTTGGCAAGCATTACAAAAAATTCCTTATGGCGAAACCTGCACTTACACTGATATTGCCCGTAATATTGCCAAACCCCAGGCAGTCCGAGCTGTAGGTAATGCTTGTGGAGCTAATCCGATCGCGCTGATTGTACCATGTCATCGAGTGCTACGGAGTGATGGCAGTCTTGGTGGTTATCACTGGGGAATTGAGCGTAAACAAAAACTGCTTACACAAGAATCAGAACGCACCGCGCGGGATTAG
- a CDS encoding DNA-3-methyladenine glycosylase family protein, giving the protein MTQTPELESLTEESLTRGLMVLAKLDSDLARILETLGPPPVWSREAGFATLLCIILEQQVSVAAARAVFKRLCEVVTLTPENFLILDDVQLRGIGFSRQKILYCRGLAQAIATGQLDLSKLQTMDETTIRTELKRLKGIGDWTVDIYLLMALQRPDVFPKGDLAIAIALQKLKNLATRPTPVQLEEMTLHWRPWRAVAARLLWHYYLSNPK; this is encoded by the coding sequence ATGACTCAAACACCTGAACTAGAATCGTTGACTGAAGAAAGTTTGACCCGTGGTTTAATGGTGCTTGCCAAACTTGATAGTGATTTGGCTCGGATTTTAGAGACACTGGGGCCTCCACCAGTATGGTCAAGAGAAGCAGGTTTTGCAACACTGTTGTGCATAATTCTCGAACAGCAAGTTTCCGTAGCGGCTGCAAGGGCTGTATTTAAACGTCTATGTGAGGTTGTAACTCTGACGCCAGAAAACTTTCTGATATTGGATGATGTTCAATTAAGAGGAATTGGATTCAGTCGGCAAAAGATTCTATACTGTCGTGGATTGGCTCAGGCGATCGCAACTGGTCAGCTTGACCTCAGCAAACTCCAAACAATGGACGAAACTACTATCAGAACTGAGTTAAAGCGTCTCAAAGGGATCGGAGACTGGACAGTTGATATTTATTTGCTTATGGCGCTGCAACGTCCTGATGTCTTTCCTAAAGGCGATTTAGCGATCGCGATCGCTTTACAAAAACTCAAAAACTTGGCAACGCGTCCAACACCAGTGCAACTAGAAGAAATGACACTGCACTGGCGTCCGTGGCGAGCAGTTGCGGCAAGACTTTTATGGCACTATTACCTGAGTAATCCCAAATAA
- a CDS encoding DMT family transporter, with amino-acid sequence MAENQLSLIPEKSEKTLNILPIIIVIIALFALSSTAIFIKIAIREMSAVTTFFNRLWIATIIFGLWSGINQARTEITDDEAVLPQQPYAIKEIAFLIAVALVHVLGRLSWTWSLTQTGAANANALGSLNPLFTTLGGWLFFNQIFGRKFIIGLILAIIGAIAVGFEDLLHSNNNITGDAVALISSIFYAANFLLIEQIRNKFSVITILLWRCVIATSLMIPVVLIFEKQVFPVTLSGWLVVFALAAICEALGHGLIIYSLKNFSSGFISLFLLLNPLIVAILAWILFSEKLSIFNLLGLALILAGIYLAISNKESVQSKVNTHIQSPAESES; translated from the coding sequence ATGGCAGAAAATCAATTAAGCTTAATACCAGAAAAGTCTGAGAAAACTTTAAATATACTGCCGATAATCATCGTAATAATTGCCTTATTCGCTTTATCTTCAACAGCAATATTTATTAAAATTGCTATTAGAGAAATGAGCGCTGTTACGACATTCTTTAATCGTTTATGGATAGCGACTATTATCTTTGGATTATGGAGTGGAATTAACCAAGCACGGACTGAAATTACAGATGATGAAGCTGTATTACCACAGCAGCCTTACGCAATTAAAGAGATCGCGTTTTTAATCGCAGTGGCTTTAGTTCATGTATTAGGTCGATTATCTTGGACTTGGTCGCTAACTCAGACTGGTGCTGCTAATGCTAATGCCTTAGGTAGTCTCAATCCGCTATTTACTACTTTAGGAGGATGGCTATTTTTTAATCAAATCTTTGGGCGTAAATTTATCATTGGTCTGATCTTAGCCATAATCGGTGCGATCGCTGTCGGATTTGAAGATTTATTGCATTCTAATAATAATATTACAGGTGATGCTGTTGCCCTCATATCATCGATATTTTATGCAGCAAACTTTTTACTTATTGAGCAGATCCGCAATAAGTTTTCAGTTATCACCATACTCCTGTGGCGTTGTGTAATTGCAACTTCATTGATGATACCAGTTGTGCTAATTTTTGAAAAACAAGTTTTTCCAGTTACTTTGTCGGGGTGGTTAGTAGTATTTGCGCTAGCTGCTATTTGCGAAGCCTTGGGTCATGGGCTAATTATATACAGCCTCAAAAATTTTTCATCAGGATTTATCTCTTTATTCTTACTACTCAATCCACTGATTGTTGCTATTCTTGCTTGGATACTTTTCTCGGAAAAATTGAGTATTTTTAACTTGTTAGGTTTGGCTCTAATTTTAGCGGGTATATATCTAGCAATTTCTAATAAAGAATCTGTGCAATCTAAAGTTAATACCCATATCCAATCTCCAGCAGAAAGTGAATCTTAA
- the dapF gene encoding diaminopimelate epimerase, with protein MAIEFTKYHGLGNDFILIDNRSSSLPVVTPEQAIELCDRHLGIGADGVIFALPGEIGTDYTMRIFNSDGSEPEMCGNGIRCLAGFLADLEGESRNQDSYRIHTLGGVMTPQLLSNGQVKVDMGLPRLLASEIPTTLSPNEEKVISQPLEVAGKTWDVTCVNMGNPHCITFVEDVAAIELETIGPKFEHHPVFPQRINTEFIQVVRRDYLKMRVWERGAGITLACGTGACASLVAGVLTGKCDRTATVELPGGPLQIEWSEVDQRVYMTGPAERVFTGKV; from the coding sequence ATGGCAATCGAATTTACTAAGTATCATGGTCTAGGCAACGACTTTATTTTGATTGACAATCGCTCGTCATCATTGCCTGTAGTGACTCCAGAGCAAGCCATCGAGTTGTGCGATCGCCACTTGGGCATCGGTGCTGATGGTGTCATTTTTGCCCTACCTGGAGAAATCGGCACTGACTACACCATGCGGATTTTTAATTCTGATGGTTCTGAACCAGAAATGTGTGGCAATGGCATTCGCTGTTTAGCTGGCTTTTTAGCAGACTTAGAAGGGGAATCCCGGAATCAAGACTCATATCGCATTCATACTTTGGGTGGTGTAATGACTCCCCAACTCTTATCTAATGGTCAAGTTAAAGTAGACATGGGTTTACCCAGGTTACTCGCTAGCGAAATTCCCACCACCCTTTCACCTAATGAAGAAAAAGTCATTTCTCAGCCGTTAGAGGTAGCGGGGAAAACTTGGGATGTCACCTGTGTAAATATGGGAAATCCTCACTGCATTACTTTTGTGGAAGATGTCGCAGCAATTGAGCTAGAAACCATCGGCCCGAAATTTGAGCATCACCCAGTTTTTCCCCAACGCATAAATACCGAATTTATTCAAGTAGTGCGCCGTGACTATTTGAAAATGCGGGTATGGGAACGGGGTGCTGGAATTACCTTAGCTTGCGGGACTGGTGCTTGTGCTTCTTTAGTAGCTGGTGTGTTAACCGGGAAATGCGATCGCACTGCCACTGTAGAATTACCAGGTGGCCCCTTGCAAATTGAATGGTCAGAAGTAGACCAACGGGTTTACATGACAGGTCCGGCTGAACGAGTATTCACGGGTAAAGTGTAA
- a CDS encoding Hfq-related RNA-binding protein: MLTEFDTTLPSIRQVQNLIKQTTPVELKLLTGDVLTGRVLWQDPQCICIVDENTQQTTVWKQAIAYIKPKS; the protein is encoded by the coding sequence ATGCTTACCGAATTTGACACCACTTTACCCAGTATTAGACAAGTCCAAAATCTGATTAAACAAACAACGCCAGTAGAATTAAAGCTGCTGACTGGTGATGTACTCACAGGGAGAGTTTTATGGCAAGATCCACAGTGTATCTGTATTGTTGATGAAAACACTCAGCAAACTACTGTTTGGAAACAAGCGATCGCTTATATCAAACCCAAGAGTTAG
- a CDS encoding cation:proton antiporter domain-containing protein, giving the protein MQEDFRLIVDLVLVLGVAACGGLFAALLQQPVLLGYLIGGIVIGPTGLGLIKELIQVETLAQFGVAFLLFALGVEFSFTELKKVKAIALGGGGLQIALTILVTVLICGLSGAWGALPAKGMFLGCILSLSSTAVVLKCLMERNETETPHGQVMLGILVVQDLALGLMLAVLPALNQPAETIGIAVLTALASIGLFAAGAVAAGIWLIPPLLQLLARTESKELFLLGVVALCLGIALLTEHLGLSIEMGAFVAGLMISEVEYADQTLTYVEPLRDIFASLFFAAIGMLIDPVFLWNNLELILGLVAIVFVGKFLIITPLVKLFGYPLKTAIIVGLGLAQIGEFSFVLASEGQALGLVSRQIYLLILGTTAVTLMLTPFVLRLVPFIFNFAESMPWLKPYLEEQEARDVSEDLPFKNHVVVCGYGQVGKNLVKLLLQHDLPVVVIDQSESRIQQLREMGVSYVYGNCVSLHVLETAGVNHAKGMAIALPDPMSSRLCLKRALELCPELDLVVRATQDKNIEVLYQLGAKEVVQPEFEASLEMATHLLTGLGLLSPVVVQREMQQIRNDHYLDLRPQRSATEVARDLRQATRDLNQRWYPLPSASPLIGMSLEEADMRYLTGVSLMAIRRAEGEEIDYPNNQTKLAEGDRLLVVGADEELAALAELAKGQAVVPGENSACQWVTVNADAPTLGKTLKDLEIGKQYGVQVQAIRRDGKFIRYPDGGMDLRIGDQVLLCGGLTGLSQLEQLFAIASSTPLST; this is encoded by the coding sequence GTGCAAGAAGATTTTCGGTTAATTGTTGATTTAGTTTTAGTTCTAGGCGTTGCAGCCTGTGGTGGACTATTCGCGGCACTTTTGCAACAACCCGTGCTGCTGGGGTATCTCATTGGCGGGATAGTCATTGGGCCAACGGGACTGGGATTGATTAAAGAACTTATTCAAGTAGAGACTTTGGCACAGTTCGGGGTCGCCTTTTTGTTATTCGCCTTGGGTGTGGAATTTTCCTTTACGGAACTCAAGAAGGTAAAAGCGATCGCTCTTGGTGGAGGTGGACTCCAGATTGCTTTGACGATTTTGGTCACGGTTTTAATATGCGGGTTAAGCGGAGCCTGGGGAGCCTTACCTGCGAAGGGGATGTTTTTGGGGTGTATTCTCTCCTTGTCTTCCACAGCGGTTGTCCTCAAGTGCTTGATGGAGCGCAACGAAACAGAAACGCCCCACGGGCAAGTAATGCTAGGGATTTTGGTAGTCCAGGACTTGGCACTAGGACTAATGTTAGCAGTCTTACCAGCCCTCAACCAACCAGCAGAAACTATTGGCATCGCCGTCCTCACAGCGCTGGCTTCGATTGGTTTATTTGCGGCTGGGGCGGTAGCTGCGGGGATTTGGCTGATACCGCCTTTGTTACAACTGCTAGCCCGTACTGAAAGTAAAGAACTATTTTTATTAGGGGTTGTAGCCCTGTGTTTAGGCATTGCCCTGTTGACTGAGCATTTGGGGCTGTCCATTGAGATGGGGGCATTTGTCGCGGGTTTGATGATTTCTGAAGTGGAGTACGCCGATCAAACCCTGACTTATGTCGAACCACTGCGAGATATCTTTGCCAGTTTATTTTTTGCCGCCATTGGGATGTTAATTGACCCAGTGTTTTTGTGGAATAACCTGGAATTGATTTTGGGGTTGGTAGCAATAGTTTTCGTCGGTAAATTTTTGATTATCACGCCCTTAGTGAAACTGTTTGGCTACCCTTTGAAAACAGCGATAATCGTCGGTTTGGGATTAGCGCAAATTGGGGAATTTTCCTTTGTTCTCGCTAGTGAAGGGCAGGCATTGGGGCTGGTGTCCCGACAAATATACTTATTAATTTTGGGAACCACCGCAGTTACTCTGATGCTTACTCCCTTTGTCCTGCGGCTAGTGCCATTTATATTTAACTTTGCCGAATCAATGCCCTGGTTGAAACCGTATTTAGAAGAACAAGAGGCGCGGGATGTGTCAGAAGATTTGCCCTTCAAAAACCATGTGGTAGTCTGTGGCTATGGGCAAGTTGGCAAAAATTTAGTAAAGTTGTTGCTGCAACATGACCTGCCTGTGGTAGTAATCGACCAATCAGAAAGTAGAATTCAGCAGTTGCGTGAAATGGGTGTGTCTTATGTCTATGGCAATTGCGTGAGTTTACATGTTCTGGAAACTGCTGGTGTGAATCATGCCAAAGGAATGGCGATCGCACTCCCAGACCCAATGAGTAGCCGTCTTTGCTTGAAACGCGCTTTGGAATTGTGCCCAGAATTAGATTTGGTTGTCCGTGCTACCCAGGATAAAAATATTGAGGTGCTGTATCAATTGGGAGCCAAAGAAGTTGTGCAACCAGAGTTTGAAGCCAGCTTAGAAATGGCAACTCATTTATTAACTGGCTTAGGCTTGTTATCGCCAGTTGTCGTCCAACGGGAAATGCAGCAAATCCGCAACGATCATTATTTAGATTTGCGCCCACAGCGTTCTGCTACCGAAGTTGCTCGTGATTTACGCCAAGCAACCCGCGATTTAAATCAGCGCTGGTATCCTTTACCATCTGCTTCGCCCTTAATTGGCATGAGCTTAGAAGAAGCGGATATGCGCTATTTAACAGGAGTGAGTTTGATGGCAATTCGCCGCGCTGAAGGCGAAGAAATCGATTATCCCAACAATCAAACCAAATTGGCAGAAGGCGATCGCTTGCTGGTGGTGGGAGCAGATGAAGAACTAGCGGCTTTAGCAGAATTAGCTAAAGGACAAGCTGTTGTTCCTGGAGAAAATAGTGCTTGCCAGTGGGTTACAGTTAATGCAGATGCGCCAACACTAGGTAAAACGCTTAAAGATTTAGAGATCGGTAAGCAGTATGGAGTACAGGTACAGGCGATCCGGCGCGATGGTAAATTTATTCGCTATCCCGATGGCGGCATGGACTTGCGAATCGGCGACCAAGTATTATTATGTGGTGGCTTAACAGGTTTGAGTCAACTAGAACAGTTATTTGCGATCGCAAGTTCAACACCCCTTTCTACGTAA
- a CDS encoding SDR family NAD(P)-dependent oxidoreductase — protein sequence MKHLEGKVALVTGATRGIGRGIAIGLGEAGATVYITGRSLNNSSSDGVSGSLSETKSAIEEVGGVCIPVQVDHSDDQQVRLLFDRIQDEQNGQLDLLVNNAYSGVQALKDAQGQPFWDSEPNLWDASNNVGLRSHYVASVFAARMMTKRNSGLICTISSWGGMSYIFNTAYGVGKAACDRLAANMAVELKPHNVTSVSIWPGIVGTELFSRFASEMNQTNATENNFSFLSDRYNWETPLLTGRAIAALASEPNLISRTGRVQIVAELAKKYNLVDENGDQPASLRSLRFVLPAALPVLRKYSWLIPDIKVPWSLLLLNALSSPKI from the coding sequence ATGAAACACCTTGAAGGTAAAGTGGCTTTGGTAACAGGTGCTACACGGGGAATTGGTCGGGGAATTGCGATTGGACTTGGTGAAGCAGGTGCAACTGTATACATCACGGGTCGCAGCCTCAACAACTCCTCCAGTGATGGGGTTTCAGGTAGTCTTAGTGAAACAAAATCAGCCATTGAAGAAGTCGGTGGTGTATGCATTCCCGTCCAAGTAGACCACAGCGACGATCAGCAGGTGCGTTTGCTTTTCGATCGCATTCAAGATGAGCAGAATGGACAACTCGACCTACTGGTAAATAATGCTTACTCAGGAGTTCAGGCATTAAAAGACGCTCAGGGACAGCCCTTTTGGGATTCTGAACCAAATCTTTGGGATGCTAGCAACAACGTTGGTCTTCGGAGCCACTATGTTGCGAGTGTTTTTGCGGCTCGGATGATGACTAAGCGTAACTCTGGATTAATTTGCACGATTTCCTCGTGGGGTGGGATGTCTTATATCTTTAATACAGCTTATGGTGTTGGCAAAGCAGCTTGCGATCGCCTTGCTGCTAATATGGCTGTTGAGTTAAAACCCCATAACGTCACTTCTGTTTCAATTTGGCCGGGTATTGTTGGTACTGAGCTTTTTTCCCGTTTTGCTTCTGAAATGAATCAAACCAATGCTACTGAAAATAATTTCTCATTTTTAAGCGATCGCTACAACTGGGAAACTCCCTTATTAACTGGACGAGCGATCGCTGCACTTGCTAGTGAGCCAAATCTGATCAGCCGTACAGGACGTGTGCAGATTGTTGCCGAACTGGCTAAGAAATATAATCTTGTAGATGAAAATGGCGATCAGCCTGCATCGTTACGCTCTCTGCGTTTTGTACTACCTGCTGCATTACCCGTACTGAGAAAGTATTCATGGCTTATACCTGATATTAAAGTGCCGTGGTCACTACTATTATTGAATGCCCTCAGTTCGCCTAAAATTTAA
- a CDS encoding GAF domain-containing protein produces MSAYQGSCGETTDLIIGVHNQENLELPANSAPVGALATRQGTFSTFLAPLTQDTFKQVVKDVEQKLQIVHQTLSMLDSHGFETLLQEMLHSITLKTGELLGADRTTIFLLDEEKQELWSILAEGEGGRSLEIRIPADKGIAGEVATSKQVINIPFDFYSDPRSHFAQEQEKRTGYRTYTMLALPLLNEHGQLVAVVQLLNKLKSGNNHNAPLAERIDTKGFTCTDEQLFQEFAPSIRLILESSRSFYVATQKQRAVAALMKAIKSLSQSSLDLEDTLKRVMDEAKELMNADRSTLWLIDRDRHELWTKITQDDGSTKELRVPIGKGFAGIVAASGKKLNIGFDLYYDPDSETAQKLDQQNGYRTCSLLCMPVFNADQQLIGVTQLVNKKKSGDFPPYNPADWPKAPDCFQASFDRNDEEFMEAFNIQAGVALQNAQLFATVKQQEQMQRDILRSLSNGVVSTDKTGLIIAANESAQRLLGLGVDDRLEGKLVTDVIGIKEGDFSKWYQDALHAVDLKGRQQYYPDRTLITTDTEQHSINLSINTIADASDQEQVRGALVVMEDISDEKRLKSTMYRYMTQELAEELLKLDDAKLGGDRKEVSILFSDIRGYTTLTENLEAEEVVSMLNEYFESMVEAVFKHKGTLDKYIGDAIMAVFGSPLPLEEHAWMAVQTSLEMRDRLHEFNQRRHTDDKPRIKIGIGINSDTVISGNIGSSKRMEFTAIGDGVNLGSRLESVSKQYGCDIIISHNTFKPCQDNIWARELDYIRVKGRNEPVAIYELLGLRSNPIESEKLQVIEHYHKGREYYLKRQFSRARAEFANVLAADSQDKAAMLHLLRCQHWLQSPPTESDWDEGVWTFQEK; encoded by the coding sequence ATGTCAGCGTATCAAGGAAGTTGTGGGGAGACCACCGATTTGATTATTGGTGTTCACAACCAAGAAAACCTCGAATTACCAGCAAATTCTGCTCCTGTGGGTGCTCTTGCCACAAGACAAGGAACTTTTTCTACGTTTCTTGCTCCCCTGACTCAGGATACTTTTAAACAGGTCGTTAAGGATGTCGAGCAAAAATTACAGATTGTTCATCAAACCCTATCAATGCTTGATTCTCATGGGTTTGAAACTCTTCTGCAAGAAATGTTGCATTCGATTACCTTGAAAACCGGGGAATTACTAGGAGCAGATCGGACGACGATATTTTTATTGGATGAAGAAAAACAAGAACTCTGGTCAATTCTGGCTGAGGGGGAGGGCGGTCGCTCTTTAGAAATCCGCATCCCCGCTGATAAAGGCATTGCTGGGGAAGTCGCCACCTCCAAGCAAGTTATCAATATTCCCTTTGATTTTTATAGTGACCCGCGATCGCATTTTGCCCAAGAACAAGAAAAGAGAACTGGCTATCGCACCTACACCATGTTAGCTTTGCCACTCTTAAATGAACATGGGCAATTAGTTGCAGTAGTGCAATTACTGAATAAATTAAAATCTGGGAATAATCACAATGCTCCACTTGCAGAGCGCATTGATACCAAAGGTTTTACTTGTACTGACGAACAATTATTTCAAGAATTTGCCCCTTCGATTCGCCTGATTTTAGAGTCCTCGCGCTCTTTTTATGTCGCCACCCAAAAACAAAGAGCAGTGGCGGCGCTGATGAAGGCAATCAAGTCTCTCTCTCAAAGCAGCCTCGACTTAGAAGACACCCTCAAACGGGTGATGGATGAAGCCAAAGAATTAATGAATGCTGATCGCAGTACACTATGGTTAATAGACCGCGATCGCCATGAATTGTGGACGAAAATTACTCAGGATGATGGTTCAACCAAAGAGTTGCGAGTCCCCATAGGTAAAGGCTTTGCTGGCATAGTAGCGGCTTCTGGCAAGAAGCTGAATATTGGCTTTGATTTGTACTACGATCCTGACTCAGAGACAGCCCAAAAACTAGACCAGCAAAATGGCTATCGCACCTGTAGCTTGCTTTGTATGCCAGTATTTAATGCCGATCAACAACTGATTGGCGTTACCCAACTGGTAAATAAAAAGAAATCCGGGGATTTTCCACCTTATAATCCAGCTGATTGGCCCAAAGCTCCCGACTGCTTCCAAGCTAGCTTTGACCGCAACGATGAAGAGTTCATGGAAGCTTTTAATATTCAAGCGGGAGTAGCGCTGCAAAATGCCCAGTTGTTTGCCACAGTCAAGCAACAAGAACAAATGCAACGGGATATTCTGCGTAGTCTTTCCAATGGAGTGGTTTCCACTGATAAAACTGGGTTAATTATCGCCGCCAATGAAAGCGCCCAACGTTTGCTAGGACTAGGAGTAGATGACCGATTAGAAGGTAAATTAGTTACTGATGTCATTGGCATCAAAGAAGGTGACTTTAGCAAGTGGTATCAGGATGCTTTACATGCAGTTGACTTAAAAGGTCGCCAGCAATATTACCCCGATCGCACACTCATAACCACTGATACAGAACAGCATAGTATTAATTTATCGATTAACACAATTGCCGATGCTAGCGACCAAGAGCAAGTCCGTGGGGCGCTGGTAGTCATGGAAGATATTAGTGATGAAAAGCGGCTCAAGAGTACGATGTACCGCTACATGACCCAGGAATTAGCCGAAGAATTGCTGAAATTAGATGATGCTAAACTCGGAGGCGATCGCAAAGAAGTTTCGATTTTATTTTCCGATATTCGCGGCTACACCACTTTGACGGAAAACTTAGAAGCAGAAGAAGTGGTGAGTATGCTCAATGAATATTTTGAATCAATGGTGGAGGCAGTGTTTAAACATAAAGGCACTCTTGATAAATATATCGGTGATGCCATCATGGCTGTATTTGGTTCTCCTCTACCATTAGAAGAACACGCTTGGATGGCGGTACAAACATCCTTAGAAATGCGCGATCGCTTGCACGAATTTAATCAACGTCGCCATACAGATGATAAACCCAGAATTAAAATCGGTATTGGTATCAACTCAGATACTGTGATTAGTGGAAATATTGGCTCTAGTAAGCGGATGGAATTTACTGCGATTGGTGATGGCGTTAATCTTGGCTCTCGATTAGAAAGTGTTAGTAAACAGTATGGTTGCGATATTATTATTAGCCATAACACCTTTAAACCATGCCAAGATAATATTTGGGCTAGGGAATTAGATTACATACGTGTCAAGGGTAGAAATGAACCAGTAGCCATATACGAATTACTGGGTTTGCGTTCCAATCCGATTGAAAGCGAAAAATTGCAAGTGATTGAGCACTATCATAAAGGGCGTGAGTATTACCTCAAGCGGCAGTTTTCTCGTGCCAGGGCTGAGTTTGCTAATGTGTTGGCAGCAGACAGCCAGGACAAAGCTGCTATGTTGCATCTGTTGCGTTGTCAGCATTGGTTACAATCACCCCCAACAGAATCAGATTGGGATGAAGGAGTTTGGACATTTCAGGAGAAATAA